The DNA window CAACTGCCGTGATTTGACTCATACTTTAGATCAGTTTTCCAAAGTTGTGGGTCTCTGATTGGATTGTAGTGTAAGTCAATATATGAAAAACGTATAGCAGTGCCAGGCATTCACACAATTTACAATACTTTTTGGACAGGTCTCAAAATCGGTTAAATAAACCTGTTCAGTCACATTCAAACCGTCTGTCAAATTCCACAGGTTCTACATAACGGATGGTCTTTCACACAGACAGACGATATGTCAAGAAGAGGATAGTATGGATGGTCTTTCACACAGACAGACGATATGTCAAGAAGAGGATAGTAATGGATGGTCTTTCACAAGACAGACGATATGTCAAGAAGAGGATAGTAGGATGGTCTTTCAAACAGACAGACGATATGTCAAGAAGAGGATAGTATGGATGGTCTTTCACACAGACAGACGATTGTCAAGAAGAGGATAGTATGGATGGTCTTTCACACAGAACAGACGATATGTCAAGAAGAGGATAGTATGGATGGTCTTTCACACAGACAGACGATATGTCAAGAAGAGGATAGTATGGCtgatatgtttttttctcactACCTTGCCTGATGCCTTCAGCTTCTTCTGCACTTCTTCTGCTGGCATGTCCACATAGATGACCAAGTGGGGGGGAAGGAACTCACAGATGCTGATACCTTTGATTTCATTGTAGTGGTCAACACCTGCATTACAGAACATACAAGATTCATCAACCTCAGCAATGTAAAATGCCCCCATGTTATTTATGGTGACATACAGCAAAAAGCTTCTTCACCCCGTTTATTTATTGAAAACACTAATGACCTTTCAATATCATGGCATTGTCAAGTTGGTGTTAAACCAGATCTGATTCATAACCATACAAAAAGACTATTCAGATCTGTTCCACCCTTGTTATATGGATTTCAGTACTTACACTGCTTTCTGATGTAACCCTGTTTGAACATGGCCTCCACAAACACCATGTCACTGTAGGGGGAGCGCTCTAAGACCACACCTTGGCCTGGAGCGAGAGAAAGTTTATGACAAGAACATGAATAGAATAATGTTAGTTTAAGATCTAAATGCAAACAGACATTTAGAATAGCACTAGGCATTAATTTAACTACAAAAACACGTAAGGTCAAGAGCTAAATGTCTGTTGTTTTCCCCCAATAGCCTAACACAATCTTGCTGTAATTTTTGTGTGATATGTGAGCGCATTCCTTAGCCAACCAGCCATACCTGTGGTGAGCAGATGCTCCATGGCGTCTGACCACTGCAGGAGCCTCATGAGGTACATCCATGCCTGCAGCCGGTAGGAGTTCCCGTCAGCAGCCTTAGGGTCTCCGTAGAACTTCTCCAGGCTGCAGTTACCATTAAAGGCGGTTGGCAGAGGCGCCTTCTCCGCTGTCATCTTGTCCAAGTAGTGCGTGTCAGGCTCAGGCATGTACAGCATCCCTACAGACATCAGGCAACATGTTAATGTTGTCAATCTagaaagggggcgggggggggggtcattgtgCCCTTCTGTTTTATCCCAGAAGGTAGGAAagggattaaaaaaagaaaaatgttagTACTACCAAAGAATACCATAACTACGTCACATTGATATGCACTTTAAATGagtcaacaaaaaaaatgctaatGATTGGCGTTATCAACTTCTAACCTCCCAACTTATAAAGCCTAATAAACAAGTAGTTTAGACATCAATAACTGCATTGacaacagcctgatcattacCCATCTTTTCAGCCAGACTCTGGGCCAGCGCCCCCTTTCCGGAGGCCAGGTTGCCATCAATGGAGATTATCTTGCTGTTCTCCTTGAACCTTGGAGTTGTCCTCTCGCCCAGTGCATATGTCCACCAACCGTACCGCAGGTTTCTTACTGAGCTTGTGTGAATACCAG is part of the Salvelinus sp. IW2-2015 linkage group LG36, ASM291031v2, whole genome shotgun sequence genome and encodes:
- the LOC111959764 gene encoding NADH dehydrogenase [ubiquinone] 1 alpha subcomplex subunit 10, mitochondrial, translated to MAVRVLRLVLPSGTAVFKIGTTIRTAGIHTSSVRNLRYGWWTYALGERTTPRFKENSKIISIDGNLASGKGALAQSLAEKMGMLYMPEPDTHYLDKMTAEKAPLPTAFNGNCSLEKFYGDPKAADGNSYRLQAWMYLMRLLQWSDAMEHLLTTGQGVVLERSPYSDMVFVEAMFKQGYIRKQCVDHYNEIKGISICEFLPPHLVIYVDMPAEEVQKKLKASGKDVPLPYLKSIEDAYKKTYLPKISENAELLAYDATQAQDIERIAEDIEDLKFEKGPWVEQDDVTLHYMRMLVENKMRVADLTLVPNFLPEVTIGAHEYDAGYYAFKSLPGKKYAAGYNADIGDKNIWLK